Proteins from a genomic interval of Micromonospora sp. NBC_00389:
- a CDS encoding MFS transporter, producing the protein MTTVGTAPSPALHRDRRFRTFWIGETISQFGDRISELALPLIAVSLLAATPAQVSILTALIWLPNLLGLFLGAWVDQRTHKRRLLIIADLIRAAVLFSLPVAYLFDAVTLTQLYLVALLTGAGAVLFAMARQAFFVALVPRSAYVDATSKLSMSRAVSFVAGPAVGGGLVQALTAPVAVIVDAVSFLGSALMLGRIPVTEAPPPPRRSSTLGLVREGLVLVLRHPVLRAALGCTSTVNFFTFIASALLVLYASRELDLSAGAIGIAFGAGAIGGLAGAALAPRVSRAIGLGRTAMIGVVLFPAPLALTALVAGPTWAKVGMLAAIELVSSVGVMLMDVNLNALITAVTPDDARGRRAGAYSAVNYGIRPLGALVGGALGTTIGLRPTLVVAGLGGVLAVLWLFASPVRHITTIDEPATAPLQDEPVT; encoded by the coding sequence GTGACCACCGTCGGCACCGCGCCCTCACCCGCCCTGCACCGCGACCGGCGGTTCCGCACCTTCTGGATCGGCGAGACGATCTCCCAGTTCGGTGATCGGATCAGCGAACTGGCCCTGCCGCTGATCGCCGTCTCCCTGCTCGCCGCGACGCCCGCGCAGGTCAGCATCCTCACCGCGCTGATCTGGCTGCCCAACCTGCTGGGGCTGTTCCTGGGCGCGTGGGTGGACCAGCGCACCCACAAGCGCCGGCTTCTGATCATCGCCGACCTGATCCGCGCGGCGGTGCTGTTCAGCCTGCCGGTTGCCTACCTCTTCGACGCGGTCACCCTCACCCAGCTCTACCTGGTGGCGCTGCTCACCGGTGCCGGGGCGGTGCTGTTCGCCATGGCGCGCCAGGCGTTCTTCGTCGCGTTGGTGCCGCGGTCGGCGTACGTCGACGCGACCAGCAAGCTGAGCATGAGCCGCGCCGTGTCGTTCGTGGCCGGCCCGGCCGTCGGCGGTGGACTGGTCCAGGCGCTGACCGCGCCGGTCGCCGTCATCGTCGACGCGGTGTCGTTCCTCGGCTCCGCGCTGATGCTCGGCCGCATCCCGGTGACCGAGGCGCCTCCGCCGCCGCGGCGGTCGTCCACCCTCGGCCTCGTCCGCGAAGGTCTCGTCCTGGTGCTGCGCCACCCGGTGCTGCGCGCCGCGCTCGGCTGCACCAGCACCGTCAACTTCTTCACCTTCATCGCCAGCGCGTTGTTGGTGCTCTACGCGAGTCGCGAGCTCGACCTGTCCGCCGGTGCCATCGGCATCGCGTTCGGCGCTGGCGCGATCGGTGGCTTGGCGGGCGCGGCGCTGGCGCCACGGGTCTCCCGCGCCATCGGGTTGGGGCGTACCGCGATGATTGGCGTCGTCCTCTTTCCCGCGCCGCTGGCGCTGACCGCGCTGGTGGCCGGCCCGACCTGGGCGAAGGTCGGCATGCTGGCCGCCATCGAACTGGTCTCCAGCGTCGGGGTGATGCTGATGGACGTCAACCTGAACGCCCTCATCACCGCGGTCACGCCCGACGACGCGCGGGGCCGTCGAGCCGGTGCGTACAGCGCCGTCAACTACGGCATCCGGCCCCTCGGCGCGCTGGTCGGCGGCGCGTTGGGCACCACCATCGGGCTGCGGCCGACACTGGTCGTCGCCGGCCTGGGCGGCGTGCTCGCCGTGCTCTGGCTGTTCGCGTCGCCAGTACGCCACATCACCACCATCGACGAGCCAGCGACCGCGCCGCTGCAGGACGAGCCGGTGACCTGA
- a CDS encoding LLM class flavin-dependent oxidoreductase: MSDYGHDLVFGSFTTPGADDPGHTVSLAVLAEQVGLDLVTFQDHPYQPKFLDTWTLLSYVAARTTRVHLSANVTNLPLRPPAVLARSVASLDLLSGGRVELGLGAGAFWEAIEAMGGRRLTPGQGVRALEEAIEVIRQLWDAEARGGVRVDGEFHRVVGAKRGPAPAHAVPIWLGAYKPRMLELTGRRADGWLPSLGYLQPGDLEKGNVIIDEAARQAGRSPEDIRRLLNISGQFDSVGRGPLHGPAEQWVQELAELALDEGISTFILGSDDPDDLRRFAGEVAPAVRELVAAERDRGTAPERTPDPEPEPEPARVVAAPVRAARPSGAFAVVPTPDDGRRRSDRQVWDESTRPSGPAPDPTRTYTPQEQANGQHLVQVHDGLRGELAQIHDLIEQVAAGEIDAGTARSHINTMTMRQNRWTLGVYCESYCRIVTTHHTIEDQALFPRLRQRDPRLAPVVDRLEQEHHVIHDVLEGVDQALVAYVGAPDGLAELRAAVDLLSDTLLSHLSYEERELVEPLARLGVS; this comes from the coding sequence ATGAGCGACTACGGCCACGACCTGGTCTTCGGATCGTTCACCACGCCCGGCGCCGACGACCCGGGACACACCGTCAGTCTCGCGGTCCTGGCCGAGCAGGTCGGCCTGGACCTGGTCACCTTCCAGGACCACCCCTACCAGCCGAAGTTCCTCGACACGTGGACGCTGCTGAGCTACGTCGCCGCGCGGACCACCCGGGTGCACCTGTCGGCGAACGTCACGAACCTGCCGCTGCGACCTCCGGCGGTGCTCGCCCGCAGCGTCGCCAGCCTGGACCTGCTCAGCGGCGGCCGGGTCGAGCTCGGCCTCGGCGCGGGAGCGTTCTGGGAGGCCATCGAGGCGATGGGCGGCCGTCGGCTGACCCCCGGCCAGGGTGTACGGGCGCTGGAGGAGGCCATCGAGGTCATCCGCCAGCTCTGGGACGCCGAGGCGCGCGGCGGAGTGCGCGTCGATGGCGAGTTCCACCGGGTGGTCGGTGCCAAGCGCGGCCCGGCGCCCGCGCACGCGGTGCCGATCTGGCTGGGCGCGTACAAGCCTCGGATGCTTGAGCTCACCGGTCGCCGGGCCGATGGTTGGCTGCCCTCGCTGGGTTACCTCCAGCCCGGTGACCTGGAAAAGGGCAACGTGATCATCGATGAGGCCGCCCGGCAGGCGGGCCGCTCGCCCGAGGACATCCGCCGGCTGCTCAACATCTCCGGACAGTTCGACTCGGTCGGACGCGGCCCGCTGCACGGGCCGGCTGAGCAGTGGGTGCAGGAACTGGCCGAGCTCGCGCTGGACGAGGGCATCAGCACCTTCATCCTCGGCAGCGACGACCCCGACGACCTGCGCCGGTTCGCCGGCGAGGTGGCTCCCGCCGTCCGCGAGTTGGTGGCCGCCGAGCGCGACCGTGGCACGGCGCCGGAGCGCACGCCGGACCCTGAGCCTGAGCCTGAGCCGGCGAGGGTTGTCGCCGCGCCGGTGCGGGCGGCCCGCCCGAGCGGCGCCTTCGCGGTGGTGCCGACCCCTGACGACGGCCGGCGGCGCAGCGACCGGCAGGTCTGGGACGAGTCGACCCGGCCGAGCGGACCCGCGCCCGACCCGACGCGTACCTACACCCCGCAGGAGCAGGCCAACGGCCAGCACCTGGTGCAGGTGCACGACGGCCTGCGCGGCGAACTGGCCCAGATCCACGACCTGATCGAGCAGGTGGCGGCCGGTGAGATCGATGCCGGCACGGCCCGGTCGCACATCAACACGATGACCATGCGGCAGAACCGGTGGACCCTCGGCGTCTACTGCGAGTCCTACTGCCGCATCGTCACCACCCACCACACCATCGAGGACCAGGCCCTCTTCCCGCGGCTGCGGCAGCGCGATCCCCGCCTCGCCCCGGTCGTCGACCGGCTGGAGCAGGAACACCACGTCATCCACGACGTGCTGGAGGGCGTCGACCAGGCCCTGGTCGCGTACGTCGGCGCGCCCGACGGGTTGGCCGAGCTGCGTGCCGCGGTGGACCTGCTGAGCGACACCCTGCTGTCCCACCTCAGCTACGAGGAGCGCGAGCTGGTCGAGCCGCTGGCCCGGCTGGGGGTGAGCTGA
- a CDS encoding MarR family winged helix-turn-helix transcriptional regulator: MTGATDARDRPDPLDEDLGWMLGIVFRGYVRAAEHALTDFPGGPRGYQVLTAAINGPTRNQGAIAEELGMDRTVLTYVIDDLERPGFVARRADPADRRSRLVDVTDAGRAAWEQRRRALRQVESHLLGALSPAESATLRALLQRVACSAQAVDPLRDLCEVVAQVQPDPTPPTLSPSAPPASAPPRRTPATRTRRRG; encoded by the coding sequence ATGACGGGTGCCACCGACGCGCGGGACCGACCCGATCCCCTCGACGAAGACCTGGGCTGGATGCTCGGGATCGTCTTCCGTGGTTACGTCCGGGCGGCCGAGCACGCGCTCACCGACTTCCCCGGTGGCCCACGCGGCTACCAGGTGCTCACCGCCGCGATCAACGGGCCGACCCGGAACCAGGGTGCGATCGCCGAGGAACTCGGCATGGACCGCACCGTGCTCACCTACGTCATCGACGACCTCGAACGACCCGGGTTCGTCGCCCGCCGGGCGGACCCGGCCGACCGGCGCAGCCGACTGGTCGACGTCACCGACGCCGGTCGCGCAGCGTGGGAGCAGCGGCGGCGGGCGCTGCGCCAGGTCGAGTCACACCTGTTGGGGGCGCTCTCGCCGGCCGAGTCGGCGACGCTGCGGGCCCTGCTCCAGCGGGTCGCCTGCTCGGCCCAGGCCGTCGACCCACTACGCGACCTCTGCGAGGTGGTCGCGCAGGTGCAGCCCGACCCGACCCCGCCCACGCTTTCGCCGAGCGCACCACCGGCGTCCGCGCCCCCGCGGCGGACGCCGGCCACCCGCACCCGCCGTCGCGGCTGA
- a CDS encoding winged helix-turn-helix transcriptional regulator, whose translation MNDVPAQDPAGPTQELVSDVFARGCTSRATFEDVTSKWASLALLALGEGRYRFNALRRRIDGVSERMLSQTLQTLERDGMLTREVLTAIPPRVEYSLTPLGARVAEQLRGLADLLEGSVPELQTARDAHERDRD comes from the coding sequence GTGAACGACGTGCCGGCCCAAGACCCGGCGGGGCCTACCCAGGAACTCGTCAGCGATGTCTTCGCGCGCGGGTGCACCTCCCGCGCCACGTTCGAGGACGTCACCTCGAAATGGGCTTCGCTGGCCCTGCTGGCGCTCGGCGAGGGTCGCTACCGATTCAACGCGCTGCGTCGGCGCATCGACGGGGTCAGCGAGCGGATGCTCTCCCAGACCCTGCAGACCCTTGAGCGCGACGGCATGCTGACCCGCGAGGTCCTCACGGCGATTCCGCCGCGCGTCGAATACTCGCTGACCCCCCTCGGTGCCCGGGTCGCCGAGCAGTTGCGCGGCCTCGCCGACCTGCTGGAAGGCTCTGTGCCCGAGTTGCAGACCGCCCGCGACGCCCACGAGCGCGACCGGGACTAG
- a CDS encoding aldo/keto reductase has protein sequence MRYRVLGGTGIQVSVHCLGTMMFGAVGNPDHDDCVRIVHAALDRGINVVDTADMYSAGESEVIVGKALRGRRDDVVLATKVHFPMGEGPNRGGNSRRWIVREVEESLRRLGTDWIDLYQVHRPDHTTDVEETLGALTDLVRAGKIRAFGCSTFPADEIVQAYHVAERRALGRFRTEQPPYSILARGIETSVLPVCQRLGMGVLVWSPLASGFLSGRYRAGRPVDLSAGRPALTPARFDPALPGNAAKYAAVDRLVALAEEVGCTLPELAVAFTVAHPGVTSAIIGPRTMEQLDGLLAGAELTLDDAVLDRIDEIVAPGTNLYQPDGAWSPQVLTDPALRRRPLPERAAA, from the coding sequence ATGCGCTACCGCGTCCTCGGCGGCACCGGCATCCAGGTCAGCGTCCACTGTCTCGGCACGATGATGTTCGGCGCGGTCGGCAACCCCGACCACGACGACTGCGTCCGCATCGTGCACGCCGCACTGGACCGGGGGATCAACGTCGTCGACACCGCCGACATGTACTCCGCCGGGGAGTCGGAGGTGATTGTCGGGAAGGCGCTGCGCGGCCGGCGCGACGACGTGGTGCTGGCCACCAAGGTCCACTTTCCGATGGGGGAGGGCCCCAACCGCGGGGGCAACTCCCGGCGCTGGATCGTCCGAGAGGTGGAGGAGAGCCTGCGCCGGCTCGGCACCGACTGGATCGACCTCTACCAGGTGCACCGGCCGGACCACACCACCGACGTGGAGGAGACGCTGGGCGCGCTCACCGACCTGGTACGGGCCGGAAAGATCCGGGCCTTCGGCTGCTCGACGTTCCCGGCGGACGAGATCGTGCAGGCGTACCACGTGGCCGAGCGGCGGGCGCTGGGTCGGTTCCGCACCGAGCAGCCGCCGTACTCGATCCTGGCCCGGGGGATCGAGACGTCGGTGCTGCCGGTCTGCCAGCGTCTCGGCATGGGGGTGTTGGTCTGGAGCCCGCTCGCCTCCGGTTTCCTCTCCGGCCGGTACCGGGCCGGCCGACCGGTCGATCTCAGCGCCGGCCGACCTGCCCTCACCCCGGCCCGTTTCGACCCCGCGCTGCCGGGCAACGCGGCCAAGTACGCCGCGGTCGACCGTCTCGTCGCGCTCGCCGAGGAGGTCGGCTGCACCCTGCCGGAGCTGGCCGTGGCGTTCACTGTCGCGCATCCGGGTGTCACGTCGGCCATCATCGGCCCGCGCACCATGGAGCAGCTTGACGGGCTGTTGGCGGGTGCGGAACTCACCCTCGACGACGCGGTGCTGGACCGGATCGACGAGATCGTCGCGCCCGGAACGAACCTCTACCAGCCCGACGGCGCCTGGTCGCCGCAGGTGCTCACCGATCCGGCGCTGCGGCGTCGTCCGCTGCCGGAGCGGGCCGCCGCCTGA
- a CDS encoding ArsR/SmtB family transcription factor, with product MSLKNPYGDFEITEPQALRALAHPVRLAILDRLQRHGPATATALSPHVGATPSVVSWHLRHLATFGLVTDWDGATSKRERWWQAAARGFRFTLPDDAEGQAAGRQLRGEMFARYADAPQQWLLQDEPRLDAEWRGLAGVADTRFVATADEMRQLEEAIEELLGPYVRRKDDQAPPADAQVVRMLRYVLPEPGDDSAAS from the coding sequence ATGTCTCTCAAGAATCCGTACGGGGATTTCGAGATCACCGAGCCACAGGCGCTACGGGCGCTGGCGCACCCGGTCCGGCTGGCCATCCTCGACCGCTTGCAGCGGCACGGTCCCGCCACCGCCACCGCGCTCTCGCCGCACGTCGGCGCCACGCCGTCGGTGGTCAGCTGGCACCTGCGACACCTCGCGACGTTCGGCCTGGTCACCGACTGGGACGGCGCCACCAGCAAGCGGGAACGCTGGTGGCAGGCGGCGGCCCGGGGCTTCCGTTTCACGCTCCCTGACGACGCCGAGGGACAGGCCGCCGGCCGCCAGCTGCGGGGCGAGATGTTCGCCCGGTACGCCGACGCTCCGCAGCAGTGGCTGCTGCAGGACGAGCCCCGGCTGGACGCCGAGTGGCGCGGGCTGGCCGGGGTGGCCGACACCCGGTTCGTGGCCACCGCCGACGAGATGCGGCAGCTGGAGGAGGCGATCGAGGAGCTGCTCGGCCCGTACGTACGGCGCAAGGACGACCAGGCGCCACCGGCCGACGCGCAGGTCGTCCGGATGCTGCGCTACGTGCTGCCCGAGCCCGGCGACGACTCGGCCGCGTCGTGA
- a CDS encoding Xaa-Pro dipeptidyl-peptidase yields the protein MSPTPLTAGTRARVAAVLAGLLLATLPTAPVAAAPVAADSFAASPVAADPAAQHRPAPPHVVGDQTVPAYSYADAIRESVWVETRADTDGDGVRDRVAVDLVRPREAAAVGVRVPVIMDASPYYLCCGRGNESERKTYDAAGVIAKAPLFYDNYFVPRGYAFAAVDLAGTARSTGCEDVGGPAEVGSAKAVVDWLNGRARAFTADGQAVSAAWSTGRVGMIGKSWDGSVANGVAATGVPGLATIVPISAISSWYDYMRYQGVLRASDYPGYLHSYVNGRTDEACAEVLARLRADSAEETGDYNGFWAQRDYRPAADRVRASVFVAHGVNDLNVTTNQFARWWQELAEQGVPRKLWLYQAGHEDPFDVRRAEWVSDLHRWFDYWLQGLRNGVMDEPRVDLETAPGTWTTQRDWPAPGTREVRVALGAGDGVTGTLGGRGARPGREQAYVDESLSEAELVAKPSTATAGRLVFLSGALTAPVRISGSASVRLRIRVDRPTTELTARLVDYGTAERIRYGSSEGVRTLSTESCWGASTDVDDACYRDTEEITEVSDHAVLTRGWLDAAHHRSLRFTTPLRPDRWYTVTVPLNAYDAVLPAGHVLGLVLGQSDPQFTETDDQDATVRVDLGRSELILPLAGRAGLPSVDVAPPVVTGPADSSAARSTRDTRQVP from the coding sequence ATGTCGCCCACTCCGTTGACCGCCGGCACCCGCGCCCGGGTCGCCGCCGTCCTGGCCGGCCTGTTGCTCGCGACGTTGCCCACCGCTCCGGTGGCCGCCGCCCCGGTGGCCGCTGACTCGTTTGCCGCCTCTCCGGTGGCCGCTGACCCGGCCGCCCAGCACCGCCCGGCCCCGCCGCATGTCGTCGGCGACCAGACCGTCCCCGCGTACTCCTATGCCGACGCGATCCGGGAGAGCGTCTGGGTGGAGACCCGGGCCGACACCGACGGTGACGGCGTGCGGGACCGGGTGGCGGTGGACCTGGTCCGGCCCCGGGAGGCCGCCGCCGTGGGGGTCCGGGTGCCGGTCATCATGGACGCCTCGCCCTACTACCTCTGCTGCGGCCGAGGCAACGAGAGCGAGCGCAAGACGTACGACGCGGCAGGCGTGATCGCCAAGGCGCCGCTGTTCTACGACAACTACTTCGTCCCGCGCGGCTACGCGTTCGCTGCGGTGGACCTCGCCGGCACCGCCCGCTCCACCGGCTGCGAGGACGTCGGCGGCCCGGCCGAGGTGGGCAGCGCCAAGGCGGTGGTGGACTGGCTCAACGGGCGGGCCCGCGCCTTCACCGCCGACGGTCAAGCGGTCAGCGCGGCGTGGAGCACCGGGCGGGTCGGCATGATCGGCAAGTCGTGGGACGGCTCGGTCGCCAACGGGGTCGCCGCCACCGGCGTGCCGGGGCTGGCGACGATCGTGCCGATCTCGGCGATCTCCAGCTGGTACGACTACATGCGCTACCAGGGGGTGCTGCGTGCCTCGGACTATCCCGGCTACCTGCACTCGTACGTCAACGGCCGCACCGACGAGGCCTGCGCGGAGGTGCTGGCCCGGCTGCGCGCCGACAGCGCCGAGGAGACCGGCGACTACAACGGGTTCTGGGCGCAGCGCGACTACCGACCCGCGGCCGACCGGGTGCGGGCCAGCGTGTTCGTGGCGCACGGCGTCAACGACCTGAATGTGACCACCAACCAGTTCGCCCGCTGGTGGCAGGAGCTGGCCGAGCAGGGAGTGCCCCGCAAGCTCTGGCTCTACCAGGCCGGCCACGAGGACCCGTTCGACGTCCGGCGTGCCGAGTGGGTGTCCGACCTGCACCGCTGGTTCGACTACTGGTTGCAGGGGCTGCGCAACGGGGTGATGGACGAGCCGCGGGTCGACCTGGAGACCGCGCCGGGAACCTGGACGACGCAACGGGACTGGCCGGCACCCGGCACCCGGGAGGTACGGGTGGCCCTCGGTGCCGGTGACGGCGTGACCGGCACCCTGGGCGGGCGCGGCGCGCGGCCGGGCCGCGAGCAGGCGTACGTCGACGAGTCGCTGAGCGAGGCGGAGTTGGTCGCCAAGCCGAGCACCGCGACCGCCGGAAGGTTGGTCTTCCTCTCCGGCGCGCTCACCGCGCCGGTGCGGATCTCCGGCAGCGCCTCGGTGCGGCTACGGATCCGGGTGGACCGACCGACCACCGAGCTGACCGCCCGGCTGGTCGACTACGGCACCGCTGAGCGGATCCGGTACGGCAGCTCGGAGGGGGTGCGGACGTTGAGCACCGAGTCGTGCTGGGGAGCTTCCACGGACGTCGACGACGCCTGCTACCGGGACACCGAGGAGATCACCGAAGTCTCCGACCATGCCGTGCTCACCCGGGGCTGGCTCGATGCGGCGCACCACCGCTCGTTGCGGTTCACCACCCCCCTGCGGCCGGACCGCTGGTACACGGTGACCGTGCCGCTGAACGCGTACGACGCGGTGCTACCCGCCGGCCATGTGCTCGGCCTGGTGCTCGGCCAGAGCGACCCGCAGTTCACCGAGACCGACGACCAGGACGCCACCGTCCGGGTCGACCTGGGTCGCAGCGAGCTGATCCTGCCGCTCGCCGGCCGGGCCGGGCTGCCCTCGGTCGACGTCGCGCCACCGGTGGTCACCGGACCGGCCGACTCGTCGGCCGCCCGGAGCACGCGGGATACCCGGCAGGTGCCCTGA
- a CDS encoding phosphoesterase has product MRDKQPEETERGQLSRRKLVKYAGVGATLAAASPLIGGGAAWADEERRPGDDTGDRGNSKNRAWRAGDHHVHSEYSGEFDTTKSPIVFHKGADAVYPIVTNAIMAKNFGLSWAMCTDHGGPTHSKVNIEQAYPDLLRSRKLVPEVLQFWGMEFDAPALDHHTLMIPRHDDEAKQLFELESRFAKYDAFPTDPARDTEARMVEFLKVARGMPHKPLVIAHHASRSAPGLGVYGQDTPREFRNGNNAAPDVYIGFEGAPGHQAGPLNGGKRGGYGNHPTYGGFDQMTARVGGLWDSLLGEGRRWWITATSDSHVHWTRGGSDFWPGEYSKTYVHARQDYGDIMDGLRNGRIWVTTGDLISSLDVTASSQGRTAEVGETITVSRRNRTDVEIEIKFRPLNGANANGDRPEVRRVDLIVGQITGPSANPDADTNPTTKVVARFGPRDWRRQGADYVIRHTLRNVEADTYARVRGTSTDEAEPLADGLESPWDDLWFYSNPVFVHVR; this is encoded by the coding sequence GTGAGGGACAAGCAACCCGAAGAGACCGAGCGCGGGCAGCTGTCGCGCCGCAAGCTGGTCAAGTACGCGGGCGTCGGCGCGACGCTGGCCGCTGCCAGCCCGCTGATCGGCGGAGGCGCGGCCTGGGCCGACGAGGAGCGGCGGCCCGGCGACGACACGGGCGACCGGGGCAACTCCAAGAACCGGGCGTGGCGTGCCGGTGACCACCATGTCCACTCCGAGTACAGCGGCGAATTCGACACCACGAAGTCCCCGATCGTGTTCCACAAGGGCGCGGACGCGGTCTACCCGATCGTCACCAACGCCATCATGGCGAAGAACTTCGGCCTGAGCTGGGCGATGTGCACCGACCACGGTGGACCGACCCACTCCAAGGTGAACATCGAGCAGGCGTACCCCGACCTGCTGCGCTCGCGCAAGCTGGTCCCCGAGGTGCTCCAGTTCTGGGGCATGGAGTTCGACGCGCCGGCGCTGGACCACCACACGCTGATGATCCCCCGCCACGACGACGAGGCGAAGCAGCTGTTCGAGCTGGAGAGCCGGTTCGCCAAGTACGACGCGTTCCCCACCGACCCGGCCCGGGACACCGAGGCCAGGATGGTGGAGTTCCTCAAGGTCGCCCGGGGGATGCCGCACAAGCCGCTGGTGATCGCCCACCACGCGTCGCGCTCGGCGCCCGGCCTCGGCGTCTACGGCCAGGACACCCCACGGGAGTTCCGTAACGGCAACAACGCCGCCCCGGACGTGTACATCGGCTTCGAGGGTGCGCCCGGCCACCAGGCGGGTCCGCTCAACGGCGGCAAGCGGGGCGGGTACGGCAACCACCCCACCTACGGTGGCTTCGACCAGATGACCGCGCGGGTCGGTGGGCTGTGGGACTCGCTGCTCGGCGAGGGCCGCCGCTGGTGGATCACGGCGACCTCGGACTCACACGTGCACTGGACGCGCGGCGGCTCGGACTTCTGGCCGGGCGAGTACAGCAAGACCTACGTGCACGCCCGCCAGGACTATGGCGACATCATGGACGGCCTGCGCAACGGCCGGATCTGGGTCACCACCGGTGACCTGATCAGCAGCCTCGACGTCACCGCCAGCTCCCAGGGCCGGACCGCCGAGGTGGGCGAGACCATCACGGTCAGCCGTCGCAACCGCACCGATGTCGAGATCGAGATCAAGTTCCGTCCGCTGAACGGCGCGAACGCCAACGGTGACCGCCCCGAGGTTCGCCGGGTCGACCTGATCGTCGGTCAGATCACCGGTCCGAGCGCCAACCCGGACGCCGACACCAACCCCACCACAAAGGTGGTGGCCCGGTTCGGCCCGCGGGACTGGCGCCGGCAGGGTGCGGACTACGTCATCCGGCACACGCTGCGCAACGTGGAGGCCGACACCTACGCGCGGGTCCGCGGCACCAGCACGGACGAGGCGGAGCCGCTGGCCGACGGGCTGGAGAGCCCGTGGGACGACCTGTGGTTCTACTCGAACCCGGTGTTCGTGCACGTGCGCTGA
- a CDS encoding helix-turn-helix transcriptional regulator, which translates to MTSPVQTRGFESRDPAAIRHFLARTYDTDLRIRGGDNGYRLSHQRIDTGLFALATIAQTAHLDIDVHGIDALVICRTRTARVERATDGAVHRFGPGDVFLTTRPGLPFNVHWQPGEVELCVLDLAVLAQVATAAPARRPGQVRFTDLGPASAAHARQWRNTTRYISDVVLTNATTNAEPLVIGNAARMLAAAALTVFPNTAVTDPTTEDRRDAGTATLRRAITFMDEHADRDITAADIANAAAVSLRAVQLAFRRHLGTTPMAHLRRIRLDRAHHDLVRADPRRDTVSAIASRWGFASHSRFTARYHASYGVPPRETLHA; encoded by the coding sequence ATGACGTCACCAGTGCAGACCCGAGGATTCGAGAGCCGAGATCCGGCGGCCATTCGCCACTTCCTGGCCCGGACGTACGACACGGACCTGCGCATCCGCGGCGGGGACAACGGCTACCGGCTCTCCCACCAACGCATAGACACCGGGTTGTTCGCTCTCGCGACGATCGCTCAAACGGCGCACCTCGACATCGACGTGCACGGTATCGACGCTCTGGTCATCTGCCGCACCCGCACCGCCAGGGTCGAGCGCGCCACCGACGGAGCGGTCCATCGGTTCGGCCCCGGCGACGTCTTCCTCACCACCAGACCCGGTCTGCCGTTCAACGTGCACTGGCAACCCGGCGAGGTGGAACTCTGCGTGCTGGACCTGGCAGTGCTGGCGCAGGTCGCCACCGCCGCGCCGGCCCGGCGACCCGGTCAGGTCCGGTTCACCGACCTCGGGCCTGCCAGTGCCGCCCACGCCCGGCAGTGGCGGAACACCACCCGCTACATCAGCGACGTCGTGCTGACCAACGCGACCACCAACGCGGAGCCGCTGGTGATCGGCAACGCGGCGCGGATGCTCGCCGCGGCGGCACTCACGGTCTTCCCCAACACGGCGGTCACCGATCCGACCACCGAGGACCGGCGCGACGCCGGCACCGCCACGTTGCGCCGGGCGATCACCTTCATGGACGAGCACGCCGACCGGGACATCACCGCGGCCGACATCGCCAACGCCGCCGCCGTCTCCCTGCGGGCGGTGCAACTGGCCTTCCGCCGTCATCTCGGCACCACCCCGATGGCGCACCTGCGTCGGATCCGGCTCGATCGGGCCCACCACGACCTGGTGCGGGCCGACCCTCGTCGGGATACCGTGTCGGCGATCGCCAGTCGGTGGGGCTTCGCCAGCCACAGCAGATTCACCGCCCGGTACCACGCCAGCTACGGGGTGCCGCCCCGCGAGACCCTCCACGCCTGA